The genomic DNA CACTTTGAGTGGCCTGATCATCGCCAAAGGCAGGCTGCAGCCGTTCATCGTCACGTTGGCGATGATGATCGCAGCCCTTGGTTCGGCGCGCCTCATCGCCGGCAAGGACCACTCCGTGTACCAGGTCTACATCGGCCCGGACGGTGCCACCCCCGCTTTCCAGCTCCTGCGGGCGCGCATTGGCGGCATACTGCCGGTACCAGGCTTCGTGTTCCTGCTGTGTGTGGCCATTGCCTCTTTCGCGCTGCGCAACCTGCGGTTTGGTCGTTACCTCTACGCCATTGGCGGCAACGAGGAGGCGGCCAGACTGTCGGGCATCAACGTCGAGCGCATCAAGACGGCGACATATGCCATTTCCGGCCTGCTGGCAGGGCTCACCGGCGTGCTCTATTGTGCGCAATACCGGCAGGGCAAGCCCGACGCCGGCACGGGCATGGAGCTGGACGCCATCGCCGCAGTGGTTATCGGCGGCACAAGTCTGATGGGAGGCCGCGGCTCGGTAGTCGGCACGCTGGTTGGTGTGTTCATCTTCGGTCTCTTGAACAACATCCTGCAGCTGCGCAATGTGGACTATAACGTGCAGTTGGTTTTCAAAGGCGTGATCATCATCGCCGCCGTGCTCCTGCAAGAGGGGCGCCTTGGGGAATGGTTCCGCCATCTCTTCCGAGGCCATCGTCCGGCACACAGATGAAATCCCAAGCTCTGCATAGGAGGTCATGACATGCACCGACGTCTTCACACGTGTCATCTGGTCTTAGCGGGCACCGCCGCT from candidate division KSB1 bacterium includes the following:
- a CDS encoding ABC transporter permease, with protein sequence MSRKQQLLGLVGRLKLYLGLAALLAVGIAVSPVAADGTNVFLSPDNLADVLRQVSNNGILAVGMTMVILIAGIDLSVGTVMALGSTLTAMLLTLRGWSTAAYVTVPTCALVVGSATGAAVWRLSTKWRAARVVTALMAGLLAGGLAVAWLAPQTSTGFSVLAVLVAVPCVTLLLGTLSGLIIAKGRLQPFIVTLAMMIAALGSARLIAGKDHSVYQVYIGPDGATPAFQLLRARIGGILPVPGFVFLLCVAIASFALRNLRFGRYLYAIGGNEEAARLSGINVERIKTATYAISGLLAGLTGVLYCAQYRQGKPDAGTGMELDAIAAVVIGGTSLMGGRGSVVGTLVGVFIFGLLNNILQLRNVDYNVQLVFKGVIIIAAVLLQEGRLGEWFRHLFRGHRPAHR